Proteins from a single region of Bremerella sp. JC817:
- a CDS encoding DUF1559 domain-containing protein, producing the protein MKATRKVSIRAGFTLVELLVVIAIIGVLIALLLPAVQQAREAARRMHCSNNLKQLGLAIHNHHDTYLRFPGLRVNNGGTRSTDPQGNEGRNSGMMHILPYLEQSAIYDILSAPGNYGGINVLEFGPIRERVYPPYQATIPAFVCPSNPSPAAQIWSRSWGPRSYAVSVGDTINASHNLENPRGPFGRVDHGKQHQLTMASVTDGTSNTIMMAERAFGTSGNTRDIRGFFANNVSGLNTSPISCLTTASQGKYNTSQSVQEARAVGVQWFDGFPAFTGVTTVLPPNSPSCANDNWGDQWGLFSASSFHPGGAMVLMIDASVHFIPETIDTGDLTLAEVTSGPSRYGVWGNLGSKSGGETTSLP; encoded by the coding sequence ATGAAAGCCACGCGAAAAGTATCCATTCGGGCCGGTTTCACACTGGTCGAACTTCTGGTGGTCATCGCCATTATTGGGGTTTTGATCGCCTTACTGCTGCCGGCCGTTCAACAAGCGCGCGAAGCTGCCCGACGGATGCACTGCTCGAACAACCTCAAACAGTTGGGGCTGGCGATTCACAACCATCACGACACCTACCTTCGATTTCCAGGCCTGCGGGTGAACAACGGCGGTACACGTTCGACCGATCCTCAGGGGAATGAAGGACGTAACAGCGGCATGATGCATATCCTGCCGTACCTCGAGCAGTCGGCGATCTACGACATCCTCTCGGCGCCTGGCAATTACGGCGGCATCAACGTACTGGAATTCGGCCCGATTCGCGAACGTGTCTATCCGCCGTATCAAGCAACGATTCCTGCGTTCGTCTGCCCTTCGAATCCTTCACCGGCCGCTCAGATCTGGAGCCGCAGTTGGGGACCTCGCAGCTATGCGGTGAGCGTTGGCGATACGATCAACGCCAGCCACAATCTCGAGAACCCTCGTGGCCCGTTCGGCCGTGTCGATCATGGCAAGCAGCACCAACTGACGATGGCCTCGGTCACTGACGGAACGAGCAACACGATCATGATGGCGGAGCGTGCTTTCGGCACGTCGGGCAATACGCGCGACATCCGCGGCTTCTTTGCGAACAACGTCAGCGGCTTGAACACCTCGCCGATCTCTTGCCTGACCACCGCCAGCCAAGGCAAGTACAACACATCGCAGTCAGTGCAAGAGGCGCGGGCGGTTGGCGTGCAGTGGTTCGATGGCTTCCCTGCGTTCACTGGTGTAACCACCGTCTTGCCTCCCAACAGCCCTTCGTGTGCCAACGACAACTGGGGAGACCAATGGGGTTTGTTCAGCGCCAGCAGCTTCCATCCAGGCGGCGCAATGGTGCTGATGATCGATGCTTCGGTGCACTTCATTCCTGAAACCATCGACACCGGCGATCTGACCCTGGCCGAAGTTACCAGCGGTCCTTCGCGCTACGGCGTGTGGGGAAACCTCGGCAGCAAGTCAGGCGGTGAAACGACCTCCCTGCCATAA
- a CDS encoding DUF1559 domain-containing protein — translation MKNTRGFTLVELLVVIAIIGVLIALLLPAVQQAREAARRMQCTNNEKQIGLALHNYHDTFNSLPPGWLYRGGDGRANYGWATNLLPFIEQNALYDALDPGSTPLYSRYTSSATATDKQLLQTKIDGYRCPSDITGDLNDKIKFGSTRHFDIATSNYVCNEGTLPLVKADEGDGVFYGNSFNGLRDIVDGTSNTIMIAERDGGNSTVAGKNYGAAVWAGVGANNSIGQEHVARTGFRASFQVNFDYAAAGGPENMGKQMSSLHPGGLNILMCDGSVRFLSETTDRNRVIIPMARRADGVVFSLP, via the coding sequence ATGAAAAACACTCGAGGTTTCACGCTGGTGGAACTGCTGGTGGTCATTGCGATCATTGGCGTTCTGATTGCACTTCTGTTGCCCGCCGTACAACAGGCTCGTGAAGCAGCCCGTCGTATGCAGTGCACCAATAACGAAAAGCAGATCGGTCTCGCTCTGCACAACTATCACGACACCTTCAACAGCTTGCCTCCGGGCTGGCTTTATCGTGGTGGTGATGGTCGCGCCAACTATGGCTGGGCTACGAACCTGCTGCCATTTATCGAGCAGAACGCCCTCTACGATGCCCTCGATCCCGGCAGCACACCGTTGTACAGCCGTTACACCAGCAGTGCGACCGCGACCGACAAGCAGTTGCTGCAGACCAAGATTGATGGTTATCGCTGCCCAAGCGATATCACGGGCGACTTGAACGACAAGATCAAGTTCGGTTCGACCCGTCACTTCGACATCGCCACCTCGAACTACGTCTGCAACGAAGGCACGCTGCCTTTGGTGAAAGCGGATGAAGGGGACGGCGTGTTCTATGGCAACAGCTTCAACGGCCTCCGAGACATTGTCGATGGAACGAGCAACACGATCATGATCGCCGAACGTGACGGTGGTAACTCGACCGTTGCTGGCAAGAACTACGGTGCAGCCGTCTGGGCGGGCGTGGGTGCCAACAACAGCATTGGCCAGGAACACGTGGCCCGAACTGGTTTCCGCGCAAGCTTTCAGGTTAACTTCGACTACGCCGCAGCCGGTGGCCCGGAAAACATGGGTAAGCAGATGTCGAGCCTGCATCCTGGCGGTTTGAACATCCTGATGTGTGATGGCTCGGTTCGCTTCCTTTCTGAAACGACCGACCGCAATCGTGTGATCATCCCGATGGCACGTCGTGCGGACGGGGTTGTCTTCTCGCTGCCATAA
- a CDS encoding cation:dicarboxylase symporter family transporter — MMRLSLTAWILIGLGLGICTGIFIGERAEILNPIGTGFIRLLQMAVLPYFIVSLPLGFGRLSFEEAKLLGVRLAGFSFLLWMLGIVLVLLLPLTFPMIQSANFFSANLVTPNQPVDFVELYIPANPFRSLSDAVIPGVVVFGIALGVALIGVPQKKQLLTILDSLADALGRITGFVVRLTPIGVFALAASAAGTMTLEDLSRLQVYLIAYSVGAALLTFWLVPMLVASLTPFRYRDVLRATRDPLVTGFTTGNLLVVLAMLAENCKHLFQEQEELSRGRAESVVDVCLPIAFTFPNLGVVLLLLFIPFAGWFTGNPVELADYPKLCLLGFFSFFGSVEIGLPFVLQQLRIPTDMFQLHVVTLVYIGRLATMLAVMHLAGVSLLTAAGNAGWLQFRPRRLTMFAGVTVVVLIACVGATRGILQTTVDQAYSKDQVIASMQSIQTELNGKVSRDIPEPLDIPADTSVLQSIRERGVLHVGYDPGGMPFSFFNREDQLVGFDVEMTQALADELGVSVEYHPYDKGQMAEGLNGERRYDMLIGGLFATTRRVEKMLFSEAYLDLNLSFIVPDHRKHEFSRFTNLRSIDRLRIAVLERPYFGAWIQNTAPEAEVVLIDSPQEFFEKPDNYDALVMSAEAGSAWTLLYPSYSVVVPDDAHLKVSVGYPMPLEAKRLQDVVSRWIELKKNDGTIDSLYAHWIEGQSTKNRRARWNVMTDLLGWGKPEGEPATLAKEGSEEGDEPPS; from the coding sequence ATGATGCGACTCAGTCTGACGGCGTGGATCTTGATAGGCCTTGGCCTGGGGATCTGCACCGGCATATTCATCGGCGAGCGAGCCGAGATCTTAAATCCAATAGGGACTGGCTTCATCCGTCTTCTGCAGATGGCGGTCCTGCCCTATTTCATCGTGAGCCTACCACTTGGCTTCGGTCGGCTCAGCTTTGAGGAAGCGAAGCTGCTGGGAGTTCGTCTGGCTGGGTTTTCGTTTCTGCTGTGGATGTTGGGAATTGTGTTGGTGTTGCTGCTGCCACTCACCTTCCCGATGATTCAGTCAGCCAATTTCTTCAGTGCGAATCTGGTCACACCGAACCAACCGGTCGACTTCGTCGAGCTTTACATCCCGGCCAATCCATTCCGTAGCCTCTCGGATGCGGTCATCCCGGGCGTAGTCGTGTTCGGGATTGCCTTGGGCGTCGCCTTGATCGGCGTGCCGCAGAAGAAGCAACTGCTGACGATCCTCGATAGTCTGGCAGATGCCTTGGGACGGATTACCGGCTTTGTCGTTCGGTTGACTCCGATAGGTGTCTTCGCGTTGGCAGCGAGTGCCGCCGGAACGATGACGCTGGAAGACCTCAGCCGGCTTCAGGTTTACTTGATCGCTTACTCGGTTGGAGCGGCACTGCTGACCTTTTGGTTGGTGCCGATGCTGGTCGCTTCGCTCACGCCGTTTCGTTATCGCGATGTTCTGCGTGCCACACGTGATCCGCTGGTTACCGGCTTCACCACCGGCAACCTGTTGGTGGTGTTGGCGATGCTGGCCGAGAACTGCAAACATCTGTTTCAGGAACAAGAAGAGCTAAGCCGTGGTCGAGCGGAGTCGGTCGTCGATGTCTGCTTGCCGATCGCGTTTACGTTTCCGAACTTGGGCGTGGTGCTGTTGCTGCTGTTCATTCCGTTTGCTGGTTGGTTTACTGGCAATCCGGTCGAACTGGCTGACTACCCGAAGCTCTGCCTGCTGGGCTTCTTCAGCTTCTTTGGAAGTGTCGAGATTGGTCTCCCGTTTGTGCTGCAACAACTACGAATCCCGACCGATATGTTTCAATTGCATGTGGTGACGCTGGTCTACATCGGCCGACTGGCGACGATGTTGGCGGTGATGCATCTGGCAGGCGTTTCGTTACTGACCGCCGCCGGCAATGCGGGTTGGCTGCAATTCCGGCCGAGGCGATTGACCATGTTCGCCGGTGTGACGGTGGTCGTTTTGATTGCCTGTGTGGGGGCGACGCGAGGCATTCTGCAAACGACCGTCGATCAGGCGTACTCTAAAGACCAGGTCATCGCCAGCATGCAGTCGATCCAGACCGAACTGAACGGCAAGGTCAGTCGCGACATCCCAGAACCGCTCGACATTCCGGCCGATACATCGGTGCTGCAGTCGATTCGCGAGCGGGGTGTCTTGCACGTCGGCTACGATCCCGGCGGCATGCCGTTCAGTTTTTTCAATCGCGAAGACCAGTTAGTCGGTTTCGATGTTGAAATGACCCAGGCCCTGGCAGACGAGCTGGGAGTATCGGTCGAATATCATCCGTACGACAAGGGACAGATGGCCGAAGGGCTCAACGGGGAACGTCGCTACGATATGTTGATCGGCGGGTTGTTTGCCACCACGCGGCGTGTCGAGAAGATGTTGTTCTCGGAAGCGTATCTCGATCTCAATCTATCGTTCATTGTGCCAGACCATCGGAAGCACGAGTTCTCGCGGTTCACGAATTTGCGAAGCATCGATCGGCTACGAATCGCGGTGCTCGAACGGCCTTATTTTGGGGCTTGGATTCAGAACACCGCGCCCGAGGCGGAGGTGGTGTTGATCGATTCGCCGCAAGAGTTCTTCGAGAAGCCCGATAACTACGACGCGCTGGTAATGAGTGCCGAGGCGGGTAGTGCCTGGACGCTGCTGTATCCCAGTTACAGCGTCGTGGTGCCGGACGATGCTCACCTGAAAGTAAGCGTCGGCTACCCGATGCCGCTGGAAGCGAAGCGGCTGCAAGATGTGGTGAGTCGATGGATCGAGCTGAAGAAGAACGACGGGACGATCGACTCTTTATATGCGCACTGGATCGAAGGACAATCGACGAAGAATCGTAGGGCTCGCTGGAATGTGATGACCGACTTGCTGGGCTGGGGAAAGCCCGAGGGCGAGCCTGCGACGTTGGCGAAGGAAGGTTCCGAAGAGGGTGACGAACCTCCTTCATAG
- a CDS encoding 6-phosphofructokinase, with product MANSLSRPEQPEHNFKRVAILFSGGPAPAANAVISTAAVSFLRAGIEVLGIMNGYSNLMQFGSDRPMEEDRDYIVLDHKALSRSRAKQGIMIGTARANPGKAISHPDHLKDKERCKAFQTTYDALNSLGVDALISIGGDDTLKTANKFKMFQDTLPEGSKKMPVVHLPKTIDNDYNGIDFTFGFFTAVDFLSTEIRTLLYDGEASKAYFLCEAMGRSAGWLAYGAAIAGEASLVISVEDITGDYVEKEWEENGKTLKTMNVPKVVDRIVKTMLAREAEGKEFGVIVLAEGLAEMLPTSYLEGVARDDHGHIAITDIQLGRTFSKWVAKAYEEKTGRSRKVTGIQLGYEARCTKPLAYDVILGSQLGVGAYRALVEKKLNGVMVSASGQFELHYVNFEDLVNQENLVTVVRHIPQGCDFQKLARFLETYVND from the coding sequence ATGGCCAACAGCCTCTCCCGTCCTGAACAGCCTGAACACAATTTCAAGCGTGTTGCCATCCTGTTTTCCGGTGGTCCCGCCCCGGCCGCGAACGCGGTGATCTCGACTGCAGCCGTTTCGTTTTTGCGTGCCGGCATTGAAGTGCTGGGGATCATGAATGGCTATTCGAACCTGATGCAGTTCGGTTCCGATCGTCCGATGGAAGAGGATCGTGACTACATCGTTCTGGACCATAAGGCGCTCAGCCGTAGCCGTGCCAAGCAGGGAATCATGATCGGTACCGCCCGTGCCAACCCTGGCAAGGCGATCTCGCACCCCGATCATCTGAAGGACAAGGAACGCTGCAAGGCTTTCCAGACTACCTACGATGCTTTGAATTCGCTGGGCGTTGACGCGTTGATCTCGATTGGTGGCGACGACACGCTGAAGACCGCCAACAAGTTCAAGATGTTCCAAGACACGCTGCCAGAAGGTAGCAAGAAGATGCCGGTCGTCCACCTGCCAAAGACGATCGACAACGACTACAACGGCATCGACTTCACGTTCGGCTTCTTCACCGCCGTCGATTTCCTGTCGACCGAAATCCGCACGCTGCTGTACGACGGCGAAGCCTCGAAGGCTTACTTCCTGTGCGAAGCCATGGGTCGTAGCGCTGGCTGGTTGGCTTACGGTGCAGCGATCGCTGGCGAAGCTTCGCTGGTGATCAGCGTCGAAGACATCACTGGCGATTACGTCGAGAAAGAATGGGAAGAAAACGGCAAAACGCTGAAGACGATGAACGTCCCGAAGGTGGTCGATCGGATCGTCAAGACGATGCTTGCTCGCGAAGCCGAAGGCAAGGAATTCGGCGTGATCGTCCTGGCAGAAGGCCTGGCCGAAATGCTGCCGACTTCCTACCTGGAAGGCGTCGCCCGTGACGATCACGGCCACATCGCGATCACCGACATTCAGCTCGGTCGCACGTTCAGCAAGTGGGTTGCCAAGGCCTACGAAGAAAAGACCGGCCGCAGCCGCAAGGTGACCGGCATCCAGCTCGGTTACGAAGCCCGCTGCACCAAGCCGCTGGCCTACGACGTGATCCTGGGCAGCCAGTTGGGCGTCGGTGCTTATCGTGCCCTGGTCGAAAAGAAGCTGAACGGCGTGATGGTTTCGGCCAGCGGTCAGTTCGAGCTGCACTACGTGAACTTCGAGGACCTGGTCAACCAGGAAAACCTGGTTACGGTTGTTCGCCACATCCCGCAGGGCTGCGACTTCCAGAAGCTCGCTCGCTTCCTGGAAACCTACGTGAACGACTAG
- the accC gene encoding acetyl-CoA carboxylase biotin carboxylase subunit translates to MYNRILIANRGEIALRIIRACKELGIETVCIYSEADRDAEYLKLADEAYCVGPAKSAQSYLKIDRVISAAEIGNVEAIHPGYGFLAENAEFNDICRSCNIDFIGPTPEAMAKLGDKNTARSMAREANVPVVPGSDGLIEDEDEALRIAHEIGFPVLIKATAGGGGRGMRVAANDLVLKNALNQAQTEAAAAFGNAGVYIEKYVEHPRHVEVQVIADHYGNAVHLYERECSTQRRHQKLIEESPAPNLSEATRQEICAAAVRMIKAADYQNAGTVEFIVDKDENFYFIEVNARIQVEHCVTEMVTGIDLIQAQIRVASGEPLPWKQEDIKIQGAAIECRINAEDADKNFMPCPGKITQLIVPGGPGVRFDSHAYTGYTVPPHYDSMIGKLLVHRATRTDAIRCMLRALDELRTDGVITTANFHKKVLNHSAFAEGKIDTTFVERTWFS, encoded by the coding sequence ATGTACAACCGAATTCTGATCGCCAATCGCGGCGAGATCGCTCTTCGCATCATCCGCGCTTGCAAAGAACTGGGTATCGAAACGGTCTGCATCTATAGCGAAGCCGACCGCGACGCCGAATACTTGAAGCTGGCCGACGAAGCTTATTGCGTCGGCCCTGCCAAGAGTGCTCAAAGTTACCTCAAAATCGATCGTGTCATCAGCGCGGCCGAGATTGGTAACGTCGAAGCGATTCACCCAGGCTACGGCTTCCTCGCCGAAAACGCCGAGTTCAACGACATCTGCCGCAGCTGCAACATCGACTTCATCGGGCCAACGCCCGAAGCGATGGCCAAACTGGGCGATAAGAACACCGCCCGCAGCATGGCTCGCGAAGCCAACGTGCCGGTTGTTCCTGGCTCGGACGGCTTGATCGAAGACGAAGACGAAGCACTGCGGATCGCGCACGAGATCGGCTTCCCGGTTCTGATCAAAGCAACCGCTGGTGGTGGTGGTCGCGGCATGCGTGTCGCCGCCAACGACCTGGTGCTGAAGAACGCTTTGAATCAGGCCCAGACCGAAGCGGCCGCCGCTTTCGGCAATGCTGGCGTGTACATCGAAAAGTACGTCGAGCATCCACGTCACGTCGAAGTCCAGGTGATCGCCGACCATTACGGCAACGCGGTTCACTTGTACGAGCGTGAATGTAGCACGCAGCGTCGTCACCAGAAGCTGATCGAAGAAAGCCCGGCACCGAATCTTTCGGAAGCAACCCGCCAGGAAATCTGTGCGGCCGCCGTGCGAATGATCAAGGCAGCCGACTACCAGAACGCCGGTACGGTCGAGTTCATCGTCGACAAGGACGAGAACTTCTACTTCATCGAAGTGAACGCCCGTATCCAGGTCGAGCATTGCGTCACCGAAATGGTGACCGGCATCGACCTGATCCAGGCCCAAATTCGCGTCGCTTCCGGCGAACCGCTACCCTGGAAGCAGGAAGACATCAAGATTCAGGGTGCCGCGATCGAATGCCGAATCAATGCTGAAGATGCCGATAAGAACTTCATGCCATGCCCCGGTAAGATCACCCAGTTGATCGTCCCTGGCGGCCCTGGCGTTCGCTTCGATTCGCATGCTTACACCGGCTATACGGTGCCCCCGCATTACGACTCGATGATTGGCAAGCTGTTGGTTCATCGTGCGACTCGCACGGATGCCATCCGATGCATGCTGCGTGCGTTGGACGAGCTGCGAACCGATGGCGTCATCACAACGGCCAACTTCCACAAGAAGGTGCTGAACCACTCGGCCTTCGCGGAAGGCAAGATTGACACCACCTTCGTTGAACGAACCTGGTTCTCGTAG
- the accB gene encoding acetyl-CoA carboxylase biotin carboxyl carrier protein — translation MSDSKSTPSNVFNVETVRALVEMMKQHDLSELDLREGDQKISLKRGGQAPIYAAPAPMAAPMHAAPMAAPVAAPAAGGEAAPAAAADANLVPIKSPMVGTFYAKPKADADPYVRVGDHVSEDTTVCIVEAMKTFNELKAEVTGKIVKVLVKNEDPVEYGQPMFLVDPKG, via the coding sequence ATGTCCGATTCCAAATCGACGCCTAGTAATGTTTTCAACGTCGAGACGGTTCGCGCGCTCGTCGAAATGATGAAGCAGCATGACCTGAGCGAACTCGATCTTCGCGAAGGGGATCAGAAGATCTCGCTGAAGCGGGGCGGCCAAGCCCCCATCTATGCCGCACCGGCACCGATGGCAGCTCCGATGCACGCCGCCCCAATGGCTGCCCCTGTTGCCGCTCCGGCAGCCGGTGGCGAAGCTGCTCCAGCCGCTGCCGCCGACGCCAACCTGGTCCCCATCAAGAGCCCCATGGTTGGCACGTTCTATGCCAAGCCGAAAGCAGACGCCGATCCTTACGTTCGCGTAGGCGATCACGTCTCGGAAGACACCACCGTTTGTATCGTCGAAGCGATGAAGACCTTCAACGAACTGAAAGCGGAAGTCACTGGTAAGATCGTGAAGGTCCTGGTCAAGAACGAAGACCCGGTCGAATACGGCCAGCCGATGTTCCTGGTCGATCCTAAAGGTTAA
- a CDS encoding HDOD domain-containing protein, producing MMTEKRTALVVDDELPVRALLVRALSEVGFQCVESADGEDAWEQHQRAPFDVVVTDLKMPKMNGHKLCVELLGASTRPIVTVLTAVRHERLNQDLQQRGVDLIRHKPINFRTLARELRSLADEQSSRRTSLPDADSGDSSGETRSSASKPRQAKHNVGLLLHQTQMAEELAADISDESTACFATSSSEQLCHVLDRQRIDLLLIENNLGGFMTGLEIVERLNQQLIRPKIVLLSDLDDKTVQQADEIGVEIVAPVNTDRTELIAEVRRILRDTTEQDAFIPPLARHLVKDFGAIPPLPQLVVKLAGYLAMPINEIPLNELADDIATDSQATTDLLHITNCGRSMFEQTTSILQAVNLQGAQNTISQVMSMATMRAQSKVLNQWNEAYRQWYQKRSVIVAAAGSVFADKFEHCSPDTAYILGLVQDVGCLVMANKFGSRYDRIVKRVQEVGRCQLHQLELESFSIHHAHVSAALLQKWNLPQSLVRTVVAHHDVDGEDHLTKSDASYLRVIRLAEAFANSMEMPHPYRNFQLSQFLSRYTDFSHDERMAICGEALQRARHLCEVFEFPVPDELELEDILQRSTVPI from the coding sequence ATGATGACAGAAAAACGAACCGCGTTAGTCGTCGATGATGAATTACCTGTCCGTGCATTGCTCGTTCGCGCGCTGAGTGAAGTCGGATTTCAATGCGTCGAATCAGCCGATGGAGAAGACGCTTGGGAGCAACACCAGCGAGCTCCATTTGATGTGGTTGTAACCGACCTGAAGATGCCCAAGATGAATGGGCATAAATTGTGTGTCGAGCTCCTTGGAGCAAGCACGCGTCCTATCGTTACTGTGCTGACAGCCGTTCGTCACGAACGATTGAATCAAGATCTTCAGCAACGCGGCGTCGATCTGATCCGCCATAAACCAATCAATTTCCGGACTTTGGCCCGTGAGCTTCGCAGTTTGGCCGACGAGCAATCGTCCCGCCGCACCTCGTTGCCGGACGCGGACTCCGGCGATTCCAGCGGCGAGACTCGCTCTTCTGCGTCAAAACCTCGTCAGGCCAAACATAATGTCGGGCTGCTTCTACACCAGACGCAAATGGCCGAAGAACTGGCCGCCGATATCAGCGACGAATCGACCGCTTGTTTCGCCACTTCCAGCTCGGAACAACTGTGCCACGTTCTCGATCGCCAACGGATCGATCTGCTGCTGATCGAAAACAACCTCGGCGGCTTCATGACCGGACTCGAAATTGTCGAACGATTGAACCAACAGTTGATTCGGCCGAAGATAGTTTTGCTAAGCGACCTGGACGACAAAACCGTCCAGCAAGCGGATGAAATCGGAGTGGAGATTGTTGCCCCGGTAAACACCGATCGAACAGAGTTGATCGCTGAAGTTCGCCGCATCCTTCGGGATACTACGGAGCAAGATGCTTTCATTCCTCCCTTGGCGCGACATCTGGTGAAAGACTTCGGCGCAATTCCACCATTGCCCCAACTGGTAGTCAAGTTGGCCGGTTACCTCGCAATGCCGATCAACGAAATCCCACTCAACGAGCTGGCAGACGACATTGCAACTGATTCGCAGGCCACGACTGATTTGCTGCATATAACCAACTGTGGCCGATCCATGTTCGAGCAAACCACCAGCATCCTGCAAGCTGTCAATTTGCAAGGGGCCCAGAATACGATATCGCAGGTGATGTCGATGGCAACGATGCGTGCTCAATCGAAGGTTCTGAATCAATGGAACGAAGCGTATCGGCAGTGGTATCAGAAGCGAAGTGTGATCGTGGCGGCGGCAGGGTCGGTATTTGCCGATAAGTTCGAGCACTGTTCCCCTGACACGGCCTACATCCTGGGGCTTGTCCAGGACGTGGGGTGCCTGGTCATGGCGAACAAGTTCGGAAGCCGGTACGACAGGATTGTTAAACGCGTTCAAGAGGTGGGCCGATGCCAATTGCATCAATTAGAATTGGAAAGCTTCTCGATCCATCACGCGCATGTTTCCGCAGCACTGCTGCAAAAATGGAACCTTCCTCAGTCACTCGTGCGAACGGTGGTTGCCCATCATGATGTCGATGGCGAAGACCATCTAACCAAGTCGGATGCCAGCTACTTAAGGGTGATACGCCTGGCCGAAGCGTTCGCCAACTCGATGGAAATGCCGCATCCTTACCGCAACTTCCAGTTATCGCAGTTCCTGAGCCGCTATACCGACTTCAGTCACGATGAACGGATGGCGATCTGCGGCGAGGCGTTACAACGGGCACGCCATTTGTGCGAAGTCTTCGAATTTCCGGTCCCCGACGAATTGGAGTTGGAGGACATTCTGCAGCGGTCGACCGTCCCGATCTAA
- a CDS encoding Xaa-Pro peptidase family protein, with the protein MTTSRPRSNPRISKLRRKLKQCGADALLVTNFKNVTYLSGFTGDDSYLLVTSKEVILFSDPRFSVQIEAECPDLEMDIREPGTSILSRVGKAVARTKIGRLGIESGSMSVQLYQQVRKKLATMEVKPLDGLVEELREIKDKTEIAQIREAVSLAEKAFAVIRAALRGDKVEKELEAQLTYEIQRNGGRGTSFPPIVGVGERSALPHVAPTMKRIEEGAFVLIDWGADYQMYKSDLTRVLFYGKVPAKMRKMYEVCLKAQLAAIKAIKPGVAMSAVDHAARSIIAEAGWGKQFRHGLGHGIGLDIHEAPRLAGSVDRPLEPGMIVTVEPGIYFPGFGGVRIEDDILVTNDGHEVLTSVPKSFDEAQVRI; encoded by the coding sequence ATGACCACTTCGCGACCTCGCTCGAACCCTCGCATCTCGAAACTGCGTCGGAAACTGAAGCAATGCGGGGCCGATGCGCTGCTGGTCACCAATTTCAAGAACGTGACCTACCTGAGCGGATTCACTGGCGATGACAGCTATTTGCTGGTCACGTCAAAGGAAGTGATCCTGTTCAGCGATCCGCGGTTCTCCGTTCAGATCGAAGCCGAATGTCCTGACCTGGAAATGGACATCCGCGAACCAGGCACCTCGATCTTGTCGCGGGTTGGCAAAGCGGTCGCGCGAACCAAGATCGGGCGATTGGGCATCGAAAGCGGCTCGATGTCGGTGCAGCTTTATCAGCAAGTGCGTAAGAAGCTCGCCACGATGGAAGTCAAACCGCTCGACGGCCTGGTCGAGGAACTACGCGAGATCAAAGACAAAACCGAGATCGCTCAGATTCGCGAAGCAGTCTCGTTGGCGGAAAAGGCATTCGCCGTGATAAGGGCCGCTCTGCGCGGCGATAAGGTCGAAAAAGAGCTCGAAGCCCAGCTTACCTACGAAATCCAACGCAACGGCGGCCGAGGCACCAGTTTCCCTCCGATTGTTGGCGTCGGCGAACGATCTGCGCTACCGCATGTGGCACCCACCATGAAACGGATCGAAGAAGGCGCCTTCGTGCTGATCGACTGGGGGGCGGACTACCAAATGTACAAAAGCGATCTGACACGGGTCCTGTTTTACGGCAAAGTCCCGGCCAAGATGCGCAAGATGTACGAGGTCTGCTTGAAAGCCCAACTCGCCGCGATCAAGGCGATTAAGCCAGGCGTGGCGATGTCGGCGGTTGATCATGCCGCCCGCAGTATCATTGCCGAAGCAGGGTGGGGGAAGCAGTTCCGACACGGGCTGGGGCATGGCATCGGCCTCGATATTCACGAAGCACCACGCCTGGCGGGCAGCGTCGATCGCCCGCTGGAACCGGGCATGATTGTGACCGTCGAACCAGGGATCTACTTCCCCGGCTTCGGTGGCGTGCGGATCGAAGATGACATCCTGGTCACCAACGATGGGCACGAAGTGCTAACCAGCGTCCCGAAGTCGTTTGACGAAGCCCAAGTCCGCATTTAA